A segment of the Aureliella helgolandensis genome:
CTGGTTCCTAATGTAGAAAATTCGGCCGCGAAAATCCAAGCACAAGTCGAATTGGCCATCGCCTCAGTACTCGACTCGATGGACGATGCCAGCGACTTGCCTGAGGCCGCACGACTCAGTCAAGCTGCTTGGCGCGCCGAGCTCGAAGCTTGGCAGGTCCGTGTCCAAGTTATCGATGGTCCCATTGGCGAAGTGGTGCTCATCGAAGGCGCCGTGTCAGACGCGAGTCTAATTTTTCCGCTGATGTAACGTAGCGGCCCAAGGCTTGCCAAGAGTCTAACTTCGCGCAATACACCTCCGCGTATTCCATGCGATGAGTGAGCCTATTCTGTTAATGCCCAGGGGTGACGCCTGCTGACCAGCACGGTGTCTCCCTGCTGTTGATAAGTATCCTGCCCGCTCGCAGCGAAGTGGCCATATCGTGTGGCCTCGCCCACTATGCGAGGTATTGTAAAGGGATAGCTCACGAAAGCATGAGGACGCGATCCATCGTATGGTCTACTCAATTGCGACAATTCTCCGACCAAGAGCTACTTGACGGCACTCAATCCGAATTCCAACGACTACAGGTTTTACGAACTGAGCTTTGGCAAGCGGCCCGCCGAAGAGCTCTACGACATCAACACAGACAACGGTTGCATTAAGAACCTTGCCAACGATCCTACCTATGCAGAGTTGAAAACCAAGCTCTGGCAGCAGCTGCAAGCCGAGCTCGTACAGCAGCAAGATCCCAGAATTCTCGGACAAGGCGACACCTTCGACTACTACCCGAACAGCAAGGACGAGCGCCAACAAAAACTCTATGGCAAACCGAATTACGACCCAGTGGCAGCTTACCAGGCATATTTAGAATCGAAAGTGAAGGAGTAGCTCTTTGTTCAGCAGCTACTTTTTGTCCTGATAGACCAACCTGGGACGCTTAACAGAATCCTCGGGCGTGCGGAAAACGTACGGTTCCCACGCCGCGCGAGCTGCCTGCCATTGCTCCAGCGTGCGTGTCGGATACCAAGCTGGCCAGCCATGTTTCTTGAAGTCAAATTCCGACTTGTGCCTTTCCACCCATTCGTTAACGCTATCGAGCGGATTGGCATCCGGAAAGACGTTTTGCGCACGGAACTCCTCCGAGACTCCTTGATCCTCAATCACGCTCGTCCGCCAGCGTTGCAATTCAGCAAGCAACTGCTGTTTGACGGTTGCGTAGGCCGGATCGTCAGCAACGTTGCTCACCTCATACGGGTCTTTCTTTAGATCAAACAATTCGACTTCAGGCTTCCTAGGGGCAAAGAACGCAGCCTGCTCAGGGGGCAATTTCCCTTGCAAATTCAAAACATTCATCTCGGCAAGTACGGGATAGGATGCTTCTTTGTAACGATTGAACTGACACCATGGCCGTTCGGGCATCAGATTGAGAATCAACTTGTGATCCTTTGAACGAATCGCCCGCATAGCGTCGTGCGTTTCGTCCATTTTATCACGAGCGGCGAACACATATTGTCGGCTCTTCACCGCGTCGCCTAGTAAGTTTTTGCCATGTAATGAGATCGGTGATAATGCGCCTGCCGCATCCAAAATGGTTGCGCAAATATCAATCGACATCACAAGATCATCGCTCACCTGCCCCTTTGCTACCTTGCCGGGCCAACGCATGATCATGGGAATGCGAATCCCGCCATCGTAGAGAAACTGCTTGCCGCGAATGTGGCACCGACCGTGATCGCCGATGAAAAACACGATGGTGTTGCCAGCTAATCCCTCGTCGTCCAGTCGTTGCAGCAACGCTCCGACTTCACGATCCACCAATTGCATCTGCTCCAAGCCATTCGCCCAGTCGCGACGAATAAACGGCGTATCGGCATAGTAGGGAGGTAACTCAACGTCGCGAATGTCGATGGGACGCATCGGATCGCGTTTCCATGCTCGGTGCGTGCCACCAAACGTTATTCGCGCAAAGAAGGGTTGATCGGGCTGACGCTGATTCCAGTCGGTCCCTTCGAAAAGTTCTTCTTTCTTCTCGGGTAGGAAATTGCAGTCCGTCTTATAGCTCATCAACGCCGTGAAGTAGCCAACGTCCTTCAGCAGGTGCGGTATTGGCTTGATGCCGTGTGGAAGTGGTTGCTTGTGATACTCACGGTGTTGGTTGGCTCGGATGTAATTTTGGTGAAAGCCAGTCATCATCGCGGACCGGGATGTGGAACATACCGGAGAAGTGGTGAATGCGTGCTCAAAGCGAATGCCATCTGCCGCCAGTTGATCGACATGCGGTGTGTGAATCCCCTTCGTGCCATAGCAGGACAAGTCTGGCGACCAGTCTTCGATGGTGATCCACAGAATATTGGGGCGTTGTGAACCAGTTTCATCAGCGGGCGCAGCCGCTCCGGCACGCTCAAAACTACTGAAGCATGCAATACATGCACACAATGCCACGCTCGCCAATCGGAGAATCTTGCTTGAATTCATTGTTAGTCTTTCGTATCGATGCACACCATGGATTCTGCAGGGAACTGCCGACGTAATACCTCAGCTCTACGCTAGCAGCTTCCGGGTGAAACATGGAACGAAAGGCCTTCAAAACGCACCAATTTCCTCAGATTTCAGAATTTGCGCCAGTCGTGACCTGTAACTCCCATGCCCATACCCTGCCAAAGATCGACAGTAACCGAAAGCGGCGGCACACTCCGGTGAGTCGACGAACGGCTAGCTAACGCAGCTTGCGGCATCCGACCATTCGGGGCTTGTTCAACGCCAGGATTTACCCTCCCTGATGCAACAGGTCCCATCCGTCCCTTCCCACTGCAGTGCCCAAGTTGGGCGTCTGGGGCACCAAGGCGAAACCTGCGATAGAGTCCCACTCAGCAGCGTTCCAAAGACACAGCGGCTCTCGCGCCCACCTAGCGGTGCACCAGCAGAAAGTGCAAAGCAGAAACAGAGCAGTTGACCGAAAACGCTGCGTTGTGTTCACCATACTGAGGAAAGCAAACCGCTAGAAAAGGTGCTGCTTTCGGCGGCGTTGGCTCAATCCTCTTCTTCAGCCTGTAGGTCAGCTGCTGAAACAACGTCCACTTCAGCTTCAGTTTCAAGTTCAGCTCCGGTCTCGGTCGCGGTCTCGGTGTCAGCTTCGGCTTCGGCTGGATCCAATCCTTGGCCAGCATGGTGGTAGAGTCCGAGCCATGCCTCAGACTCTTGCATTGCGACCCGGGCATCCAGCAAGGCGATTTCCGCAGCACGCAACTCGTCCCGACCTCGGACACCCTCGTCGTACAACTGCTTAGTTTCGTTAAGCTCCTCAGCCGCATTTTCCAAACGCACATGATCTCGCTCCAGCGCAATGCTGAGCAATTCGATCTGTTCCATAAACCCATGCCAGGCCAGTTTCTGCCGCCGAGTTTGCTCTTCCAGCTGGTCTTGAACCGCACTCAACGAGCGTCGCGATTCCTCCAGATCAACCTTTTGGGCAATGCGAGCTTCGTAGCGGCGAACATGCGCGCGAAGCTGCTGCACACGCTCAGCCTGTTGAGCCAGGAGGTCATGCAATTCTTCCGGCAACTTTCCGAGCACCAGCCTGAGCCGAGACTGCGGTCGTACGAAATCCCCACGGATGTCAAGCTCCTGTTCTAGGCCGCCTGCGGCTGGAGCAGGAGTGAGCGTTGCGGCTTCAACGGACACCTCTTCGGTCTCAGCACGCTCCGCCACAGCTGACTCTCCCTCCAGTTGCATACTGCTTTGGCTCTCGGCATTGCCGCTCAACTCTCTGGCTGACGTATCTTTGTCGACGGTTGCGGTTTCTTCCCATTTCAAGTTAGGGTCGAGCAGTTCTGCCACGCGACGTTCGACGATTTGCTGGCTGATTTCATCGCGCAATTCGATGGAGGCCTGCAGACCTTTCAACCGCCGTGCAAATTCGGCTAACTCAACTCGCTGGAGTTTTTGGCGAGTTTCAAACGCCTGCTGCACGGCATCGCGGAGCTGCGCATTTAATTTTCGGGCTAAGTTGGGCTTGGTCTGCGGTTCGTGAAGTGAGCTGGCAATATCACGAGCCGTTGCGTTTAGGCGAGCATAGGTTTGGCGAAGCTGATCAACGTCTTCCTCGTCGCGACTAAACACGAAGTGCACACTAAAGAGTTGCGATTCATCAACGGATGTTGCGGAAGAATCAATCGCACGACGCGATTGGAGGTTGTCGGTGAATTTCGTCAATCCGGATTCAGCGGGGCCCGAACTCGCCGACAAGTCGTTGGTATTGATTTCTACGATAGACGTCGCTTGGCTCGTTACCGCAGGCCGGGTCGCAATATAATCAACGACCTTGCCGTTCATTATTTCTTCACCTGAGAACCATCTGCCCCAGGAGTTCTTGAATACAAAATCGCCCTTGGCCGCTGAGTGCACAACAACGCTGTCGTCACTAACGTTCGGAACAGCTACCTCGTTAGTGGGTAATTCCAGCGTATCCCATGCCCCTTGCGAGGTGCTGTAGGCAAAGCAGTAATTTCCGTACATAACGGCCGCCGAGTGTCCGTCAACGACCGGTACTATCTCTGCATCTGCCAGCGGTTCTAAGCGTTGTTCAACCCAATGCGGGTGCTTTTCACAGTAGCAGAAGATCCGCGAACCATCGTCGGCAATCGCGATGATTACAGAATCACTGGTCACCCACTTCTTGCCAGGAATCGCTTCCGAGGGAAGCCCCATTGGGAGTGAAAATGCGCCCATGGGAGCGGAGTCTGAAGATGAAAACGTGCGGACAGACAACTCATCTTCAGCGAGCACCATCCCTCCCATAAGTGAACTTTCCGGAAGAGTGATCTTAGATTTGCTCTCCACACCGCTCTGCAACGTTAATCCCGAGGCTGCGACTTTACTTCCCTCTGCTGGCATTGCTGTGTATTCTGCATCCGCACCGACCTGCGTCGACGTGACCAGACCGCCGTCGGCCGCGACTCGCACATCGACCTTGAAGCCGTCCAGTTTTTCTAGTGCTTGGGTGATGATGCGCACTCTGCGCCAAGTCGCGTCTGCCGGGCACTGAATTACCACGGTGCTATCCGTTTCGTCTTGATTCTGATGGAAGGCGGCTTTGGGGATGTTGAGAACCCTGAGTATTGTAATGAGCTTATCCAACTGCTCCTGCGGAATGCCAGCCCCATAGCTCACTCGGGCTCCGAAGGTAACCGACTGTCCAACGCGTGGGATCTCGTTCGGTCTCGACTCCGAGGCCTTCTCTTCTGGCGCAGCGACCTCGCGAATCACCTCTAAATTCTGAATCTCTCCATTCTGAATCACTGTGACAGAGTTTTCGGCCGGCTCCATCAGATCGGAATTCCCCGCCGTGTTACTCAATACTGCATCAGTGGCTGCAGCGGGAGCAGGCGCGGTAGGACTTTGGGATGATTCCTGGGCAAACATAAGTCCGGCGGTACTGGCCAACAGTAGGGACATCCCTACCGAGCCAATACGCCATTTGCGATGACAACGCTTCATAGGGTTACTCCTTCGCTACAGTGGGCATTTCATCCCACAGGTGTTGTGAACGGGCTTCGAACAGGGTTAGATCGTCGCTGAAGTGACGGAGCTCATGGCTGGTCTGATCCCACAGGGCTGGAGATTCGGCGGGATCAACGGCATTTGAAATCGCCGCAGAGGCGTTGCTAAACTGAGCTGCGCCGCTATCTGGCGGTTCACCGCGCAATTGCTCCAGACTTCGTTCTTGAACACTCAGCAAGCTGACCAGGCCCAAGACACCAACGCCGGCCACGATCCCCCCCACACGCCAAGTATTGGAAATGGCATTCCATCGCTGTTGAATCGGCCGCAAGGCGGTGGAAAAGTTCCTTTGGTTGGATTCATTCACTTCCACAGTGTGACCTAGAAGTTTTTGACAGCGTTCGGGCAGTGACACTGCAGTTGGCTGCTGAACATGAGCAAGGCATTGCTCTAACAGTTCGGCGACCTCTTCGGCGGTTTGAAATCGGTCGGACAGATCCTTGGCAAGCAGCTTCCGTACGATGCCTTCCAGCCATGTAGGAATTGCAGCGCTAACTTCCCGGAGACTGCGAGGTTCGTTGTCCGTAATGCGCCGCAAAATCCCGTAAGTAGTTTCGGCGCGGAACGGAGGATGCCCGGTGCTCATGGCATAGATGACACTTCCCAGGCTGAACAGATCGCTGCGTGCGTCAATCGATTCACCACGCGCCTGTTCGGGTGACATGTACTGCGGAGTACCAGGATGGTAGCCGCTATGAGTTAAACTGGCGTCGTCACTGGCTCGAGCCAGCCCAAAATCGGTCAGTAGCGTGCGTTCCACCCCCTGTTCCAACAAGATATTCGAGGGCTTCACGTCACGATGGACCAAACCTTGAGCGTGGGCCGCCGCCAGTCCCGCTGCGGTCTGCGTGGCAATGCGCAGCAGCTCGCAGAGCTCCAGTGGCCCCTCGCGGTCGATGCGTTGCTGCAACGACTCCCCCACCACCAAGGGCATCACCAGAAACGGGGACTCTCCGTCAGTTTCGACATTGTGAATCGCCACAACATGCTCGTGCACAACGGCAGCGGCCGCTCGAGCTTCGCGAGCGAACCGCTTTCGCGCCGCGCCGCTGCCAGCCAGGAACGGTGCGAGAACCTTGATGGCTACGGGACGGTTCAGCTCTGTGTCAAAGGCTTTGAAAACGACCCCCATACCGCCCCAGCCGATCAGCCGTTCGACTTCATAGCGGCCGATGCGGCCCAACATCTCTGGATGCGATGGCGGCGACAGCAGTTGCTGAGCCATGGAGTCAGTCCAGGCCGTCGGGTAACGCTTTCGCTCAGACCGGTAGCAAGGGTTTTCGACATCAGCTACATCTTCGTGAGCAAGTGGATGTCCGGTCGACGCCAAAATTGCGCCCGCATCCGACCAAAAGGCTGGCGCAGCGGCGAGTTCTTCCAGTCGCAATTGACAGCGGGCACAATGGTCCACATGGCGTGATGCTCGAAGATACGGTTCGCTATCCTCCTGAGCCTGCAACAGCGAATGCAATAGGCGATCATCACAAGGGGTATTCGTCTGATTCATTCTACCACCTCACGTTGCTTGACCAATTCCTGCAATCGATTCATCACGCGACTTCGAGCGACATAGACCGTGCCGACCGTAATTCCCAGCCGCCTAGCAGCAACTGGAATGGAAACTCCTTCGACATGCGTCATCCAGAATGCTTGCCACGTGGTGACGGATACGCAATCACGGACTTTGGCAGCGGCCCACGAGAAAACCTCGCGGCGGTATTCAAGATCAAACTCACTAGGCAAATCCGATAGCGACTGCGGAACCTCAGCCAGCCGCTGAGTTGCTTCATTGCCTCCAGTTCCCCATGTCCGCGTGGCGCGCCGCGTCAGCTGATTGACTGCCGTGTTTCGTGCAATCCGAAACAGCCAGGCCCGAAATCGGCCTCGATCCGCCCGCTCCAGCCAGTCCGACACCGAGCGAGCAATGGCAGCAAACACCTCCTGCACCAGATCGTCCGCATCAGCCGCCTGCAACCCGCTTCGAATCCCTAGCCGAAACACCAGAGGGCCGTAGATCTCGATCAATTCATCCCAGGCCGCCACATCCGCCGCGTTCGGCAACCGCAGAATCAGACTTGCTCGCGTTTCGGGAGGACTGGGTATCATCGAACCTCACTTCCAAAGGGACTCTGTACTTTGCAAGTCTGTACATTGCAAAGACACAGACTGCCGCCGATTCTTGCACGGTATGCAGAGAGAATTGCAAAATCGGACCAGACAGCCTGTAATTCCTAGGAATATTGCCGCAATCTGCCATGAACATTCCACAGGGCTTACCTTCCCCATCCCCCCGCTGCGGATTGTCGAAATAGCAACCCGCCGCTAGCGAAAGGCCGATGGATTGCCAATAGAGGACCACAGGGGATGCGCCCCTCTAGGTCCCCCCAAGGGCTCTTAAATCAACAAGTCGTCTAGCCAGCAATCGCATTAAGCCCGAGGCTATTCCTCAGCCTTCTTCAGTAGGAAGGAATACTCCGCGAACTGGTCAGTAACCTCATCATAGCCAAGCTTGTCAGCCAACCTGCCGAATCCTTCTGTTCGCAGCCAATCGATCGTCTCGCTGGCATCGGTGTGGTAATTGCCCAACACCAGCAGCCGTTTCTTGCTGGAAACGTCGACCGTCGGCACAAACTTTAACATCGAAGCGCGGATCACACCGTGCAGCCCGACACGCTCTTGCGCCACTAGCTGGGGGAGGATGCGTACGACACAATTCGCATTGTCGCTGTGGAAGCGGCTGAGAAATGTTTGTACCGGGAACACTTTCACCAGATCGTTCCCAATCCCCGCCTCTTCTCCTGCCCCTTCGCTAGAAACGTCAGCTTGGCTCTGTTCAATTCGCTCCCAGAAGGCACCTCGATGGGAACTAACACGCCAATAAAAATGATTAAACCTACATCGACTGCGCGCGAATCCTTCGAACAACCATGTTAGGGCTTTGTGATCTCCTGGCCCACCCGCTAACACATGAAACACAGCCACGCTACGCTCATCCTTTCGCAGCTTGCGCACCTCGCTCGCCAGCTCATCCCACTCGAGTTTGCTCAAGTCCAGTAACCCCTCCGGAGTGAACAAGGAACTTCCATCAACGATCACATACACCGTGTAATCTTCGCGGTGATGCTTGCCGCTTGCCCCTAGTAGAAAGTCCTGCAGTTCTGTTTTACGCATGGCATAAACGATATAGTTCTCGCCGCGAGCCGCCTCGAATTCCCCAGGCGGCCTTGCTGGCTCCTGAGCCTTCACCGACTGCAACCCATCGCCCCAACCTACCGAGAAGAAGCCAAGCATCAAGGCAATGATTACGGTCGTGTAAAATCGCATCGAACCCTACTCCTGCTGGAGTCATGGAGCCCCCCTGAAGAGGCAAAGCCTGGGCAGCCAGTTTCTTAAGGGGCGCGTATTTCTTAAGGGGCGCGTAGAGGAGCGCAGCATCGCAAAGTCAGCCTAGGCCGCTTGCATTGTTCCCAACATCTTTCCTATTCGTACACGCACAACACCTCTTTTTACAATGCGGCGTGAGTCGTGTCGATTGCGTGCTGTCTTGTTCGACAACTACAGAATCTAGTAAATTCCGCTCCCCCCCACAGCTATTGCAGAAGGTGAAAAAAGGTGTCTATGTTCGCTAAACCACAATCAGAACATCGTTGGCTAGACCAGCTCGTTGGCAATTGGGATTTTGAGCACGTCTGCCAAACGCCCGACGGAACTAAATCTTCCACTCTGGGCCAAATGCGGTGTCGATCGCTTGGTGGCATGTGGCTAGTCTGCGAGAGCAATGGTGAATCGGAAGGAAGTGAAGCTTGGTCGTCGATCTTGACCGTCGGATTTGATCCAGCCCTCAATCAATACGTTGGTACTTTCATCGCTTCCATGATGGCCAATATTTGGCACTACCGAGGAGTGCTCGAGGCGAAGAACAATCGACTCCCTCTCGAATCGCAAGGTCCCGCTTTCGATGGTACCGGGACGTGCAACTACCGCGATACAATTGCAATCATCGATCGCGACCACTGGCTTTTCACGAGCGAAATGCAGTTGGAGGATACCACTTGGCAGCAGTTCATGAGCGGGAATCATATCCGGAGCTAACTACGAGTGCCCAGTGCTCTCAGTTTCTATTCCCTCTACGTTTGAAGGCCAATCATGCCTGGTGAGATGCCAATCGCAGTTACACTGCAGAAAGTCCTCTGCGGCACCGAGCTCGAGGTAATACAACAAGGAATTCCGGCCGCAATTCCAACAGAATTTTGCTACCTAGGCTGGCAGGAATCACTGCAAATGCTCGCTCAGCTCGTCGAGCCGGAGATTCCCGACGGTGGTTAGCTACCGCCGCTCAACTCCACGTCACACCATTCCCGTAGAAACCTAGAAATCGAGAACAAGCCGATGAAAGTCATGGTCCTAGTGAAAGCGACTCAAAGTTCAGAAGCTGGCGAAATGCCTAGCGAACAACTGCTGAGCGACATGGGGAAATTCAACCAGAAACTGGTCGATGCCGGCGTACTCCGGGCTGGAGAAGGCCTGAAACCCAGCTCGGAAGGTGTCCGTATCCATTTTTCGGGCAGCACTCGCAGGGTCACCGAAGGACCGTTTGCGGAAACGAAGGAACTCATCGCTGGCTATTGGGTATGGGAAGTTGATTCCATGGAGGATGCGATTGCATGGGGCAAACGTTGTCCCAACCCCATGCTGGAGGATTCCGACATTGAGATCCGCAAAGTCTTTGAGATGACAGACTTCGCGGGAAGCGATCCCTCGGGCGCTGTCGTGAACCAAGAAGATGGCTTGCGTTCGCGTCTTGCGACGCAGAATGCCGTCGTGCAACCGTATCTCTTCTTTGGCGGTCGCTGCGAGGAGGCACTGGCCTTCTACCAACAGGCAGCTGGCGCTAAAGTCATCATGGCAATGCGTTTCGACGAAAGTCCCGATGCCGTGCCTGAAGGCATGCTACAAGCGGGATTCGAAAAGAAGATAATGCATGCGTCCTTCCAAGTCGGCTCTACGACAATCATGGCATCCGACGGTTGCGACGATCGAACGGCGTTTAGTGGTTTTCGTCTGACGCTATTGGTTCCAACCGAAGCCGACGCTGACCTGGTGTTCCAAGGCCTCGCAGATGGAGGAAAAATTGAAATGCCACTTGCCACGACATTCTGGTCCCCTCGGTATGGCACGCTGACGGACAAGTTTGGCGTGGGTTGGATGGTGATGGTTCCAGGTGCACCTCAATAACCCGCTGTTCAATAACCCGCTGTTCAATAACCCGCTGTTCAATAACCGCTTTCTCGAATGTTCCGTGAACGCCCCTCGTATCTCGAACGCCCACAACAAGGAATACCTATGAAATACATGCTACTAATCTATGGTAAGGAAAGTAATTGGACGGAAGACGAACGCAAGGAATGTATGCTCGATTCGATGGGCATCTGTGAGGAGCTAGAGAGGGAGGGAAAGTGGATTGCCTCCTCTCCTCTCCATTCAGTGACTACAGCGACTAGCGTTCGAGTGGTGGACGGGCAGCGTCAGATCACCGATGGACCATTCGCAGAAACGACGGAACAACTCGGCGGTTACTACATCATCGACGTAGGAAATCTTGATGAAGCTATCGAGATTGCAGCTAGACTGCCTCCTGCCAAAAAGGGAACTGTCGAGATTCGCCCACTTTTCCCATTGCCAGCCCCCCCCGCCTAACGCAGCTGCAGTGGGGCGTCCTCAGACGCGGGGTGCGGCCCACCTTTTTGATTGCCAGCTTTTCCAGGAACAACATTATGAGCAATACGCTGAACCGCAACCCGGTTGGATGGTTTGAAATCTACGTACAGGACATGAAGCGGTCGAGAGAGTTTTATGAAAGAGTATTGGACATTGAGCTAACACGGTTAGAGTCCCCCCAGCCCGAATTTGAGATGTTTGCTTTCCCGATGCAAATGGAGGCTGGTGGTGCATCTGGGGCACTCGCGAAAATGGACGGTGTTTCGTCAGGCGGCAATAGTACGCTGGTCTATTTCTCTTGTGCTGACTGTGCCGTCGAAGCTGCCAGAGTCGAAGTAGCAGGGGGGAAAATTCAAAAGCCGAAGATGTCGATCGGTCAGTATGGCTTTGTGGCCTTGGCAGTAGATACCGAGGGCAATATGCTCGGCCTGCATTCGATAAATTAGGAGCCTTCTATGCAAATTAAGCAAGCCATCACACCTTTCTTGTCCTACGTCGATCGTGCCGAAGAGGCCGCGAAGTTCTACACTTCAACTCTGCCGAACTCAAAAATCCTTCGTACGCTTGCGAATCCGATGAATGGTTCGGTGTTGACCGTTGAGTTCGAACTCGCTGGCATGAAGTTCGTTGCGCTCAACGCAGGTCAAGATTGGAAATTCACTGAAGCAATCTCCTTGTCAATCTCTTGCAACAGCCAACACGAACTCGACTTGCTTTGGACTCAGCTCAGCGCTGACGGTGGACGCGAAGTTTCCTGCGGATGGCTGCAAGACAAATTCGGCATGTTCTGGCAGATCGTACCAGTTCAGCTACAACAGTGGCTGGAGAGTGGTGAGCCGCTTAAAATCCAACGTATGTTCGAGTCTCTATGGCAGATGAAGAAGCTGGACATCGCTGCGCTGCAACAAGCGTTTGCAGGTAGCGATTAACTTTTACCAGAGCGTCCTAGGCCTCGCGTCCTGCGGTGTTTTCAAACGAAGGTTTGATGCATCCGTGTCACGAAATCAACTTGCAATTGGAATTAGAAATTGTCCTCATCGAATCGGTTACGAGTAGCCGGCTGGGTGCTAAGCACGCTGGTCGCAGTATTCTTAATTTTTGCGAGCGCCATGGGAAAATTCACCGAATGGGAGGGCAAAACCGAAATGTTCGCCCACATGGGTTGGACGGAAAAAGTCTTGTTCAATGTCGGGATACTCGAGGTCGCCATTACCATCTTATTCTTGATTCCACGTACTTCGTTCCTGGGTGCCATTCTCCTCACCGCCTACTTGGGAGGAGCCGTCGGCGTCCATGTGCGGATTGAAGAGCCCTCCTTCTTCCCGGTCGTCCTGGGAGTTATCGTTTGGGTCGCACTGGGCTTGCGGCAACCGGTAATTTTTCGACTTGCCTTCGGCTCACCGCTTACGAATCCTACAGCGGGTTCCACCTCCTCTGCAAACTAAACAGAGCAGATGAACGCAATAGAATTCGACAAGCTGTATCGTGACAGTTCGCGGAAAGTGTTTGCAACACTTGTTCGCCTGTTGGGTGATTTTGACATGGCAGAAGAAGCCATGCATGAGGCGTTCGCTGCCGCGCTTGAGCAATGGAGCAATCAAGGAATGCCGGCAAATCCAACGTCGTGGTTAGTCTCGACCGGACGGTTCAAAGCCATCGACTCAATGCGTCGGCGCGCACGGCTAAGGGACCTGCAACCGGAGGTTGCGTTACGATTATCAGAGATCGAGGCCGCCAATCATTCACTGGCGGAGCATGACATCCAAGACGATCGCTTGCGATTGATTTTTACATG
Coding sequences within it:
- a CDS encoding DUF1579 domain-containing protein translates to MFAKPQSEHRWLDQLVGNWDFEHVCQTPDGTKSSTLGQMRCRSLGGMWLVCESNGESEGSEAWSSILTVGFDPALNQYVGTFIASMMANIWHYRGVLEAKNNRLPLESQGPAFDGTGTCNYRDTIAIIDRDHWLFTSEMQLEDTTWQQFMSGNHIRS
- a CDS encoding RNA polymerase sigma factor produces the protein MIPSPPETRASLILRLPNAADVAAWDELIEIYGPLVFRLGIRSGLQAADADDLVQEVFAAIARSVSDWLERADRGRFRAWLFRIARNTAVNQLTRRATRTWGTGGNEATQRLAEVPQSLSDLPSEFDLEYRREVFSWAAAKVRDCVSVTTWQAFWMTHVEGVSIPVAARRLGITVGTVYVARSRVMNRLQELVKQREVVE
- a CDS encoding serine/threonine-protein kinase translates to MNQTNTPCDDRLLHSLLQAQEDSEPYLRASRHVDHCARCQLRLEELAAAPAFWSDAGAILASTGHPLAHEDVADVENPCYRSERKRYPTAWTDSMAQQLLSPPSHPEMLGRIGRYEVERLIGWGGMGVVFKAFDTELNRPVAIKVLAPFLAGSGAARKRFAREARAAAAVVHEHVVAIHNVETDGESPFLVMPLVVGESLQQRIDREGPLELCELLRIATQTAAGLAAAHAQGLVHRDVKPSNILLEQGVERTLLTDFGLARASDDASLTHSGYHPGTPQYMSPEQARGESIDARSDLFSLGSVIYAMSTGHPPFRAETTYGILRRITDNEPRSLREVSAAIPTWLEGIVRKLLAKDLSDRFQTAEEVAELLEQCLAHVQQPTAVSLPERCQKLLGHTVEVNESNQRNFSTALRPIQQRWNAISNTWRVGGIVAGVGVLGLVSLLSVQERSLEQLRGEPPDSGAAQFSNASAAISNAVDPAESPALWDQTSHELRHFSDDLTLFEARSQHLWDEMPTVAKE
- a CDS encoding SRPBCC domain-containing protein, translated to MPGEMPIAVTLQKVLCGTELEVIQQGIPAAIPTEFCYLGWQESLQMLAQLVEPEIPDGG
- a CDS encoding coiled-coil domain-containing protein yields the protein MKRCHRKWRIGSVGMSLLLASTAGLMFAQESSQSPTAPAPAAATDAVLSNTAGNSDLMEPAENSVTVIQNGEIQNLEVIREVAAPEEKASESRPNEIPRVGQSVTFGARVSYGAGIPQEQLDKLITILRVLNIPKAAFHQNQDETDSTVVIQCPADATWRRVRIITQALEKLDGFKVDVRVAADGGLVTSTQVGADAEYTAMPAEGSKVAASGLTLQSGVESKSKITLPESSLMGGMVLAEDELSVRTFSSSDSAPMGAFSLPMGLPSEAIPGKKWVTSDSVIIAIADDGSRIFCYCEKHPHWVEQRLEPLADAEIVPVVDGHSAAVMYGNYCFAYSTSQGAWDTLELPTNEVAVPNVSDDSVVVHSAAKGDFVFKNSWGRWFSGEEIMNGKVVDYIATRPAVTSQATSIVEINTNDLSASSGPAESGLTKFTDNLQSRRAIDSSATSVDESQLFSVHFVFSRDEEDVDQLRQTYARLNATARDIASSLHEPQTKPNLARKLNAQLRDAVQQAFETRQKLQRVELAEFARRLKGLQASIELRDEISQQIVERRVAELLDPNLKWEETATVDKDTSARELSGNAESQSSMQLEGESAVAERAETEEVSVEAATLTPAPAAGGLEQELDIRGDFVRPQSRLRLVLGKLPEELHDLLAQQAERVQQLRAHVRRYEARIAQKVDLEESRRSLSAVQDQLEEQTRRQKLAWHGFMEQIELLSIALERDHVRLENAAEELNETKQLYDEGVRGRDELRAAEIALLDARVAMQESEAWLGLYHHAGQGLDPAEAEADTETATETGAELETEAEVDVVSAADLQAEEED
- a CDS encoding YciI family protein gives rise to the protein MKVMVLVKATQSSEAGEMPSEQLLSDMGKFNQKLVDAGVLRAGEGLKPSSEGVRIHFSGSTRRVTEGPFAETKELIAGYWVWEVDSMEDAIAWGKRCPNPMLEDSDIEIRKVFEMTDFAGSDPSGAVVNQEDGLRSRLATQNAVVQPYLFFGGRCEEALAFYQQAAGAKVIMAMRFDESPDAVPEGMLQAGFEKKIMHASFQVGSTTIMASDGCDDRTAFSGFRLTLLVPTEADADLVFQGLADGGKIEMPLATTFWSPRYGTLTDKFGVGWMVMVPGAPQ
- a CDS encoding sulfatase family protein — protein: MNSSKILRLASVALCACIACFSSFERAGAAAPADETGSQRPNILWITIEDWSPDLSCYGTKGIHTPHVDQLAADGIRFEHAFTTSPVCSTSRSAMMTGFHQNYIRANQHREYHKQPLPHGIKPIPHLLKDVGYFTALMSYKTDCNFLPEKKEELFEGTDWNQRQPDQPFFARITFGGTHRAWKRDPMRPIDIRDVELPPYYADTPFIRRDWANGLEQMQLVDREVGALLQRLDDEGLAGNTIVFFIGDHGRCHIRGKQFLYDGGIRIPMIMRWPGKVAKGQVSDDLVMSIDICATILDAAGALSPISLHGKNLLGDAVKSRQYVFAARDKMDETHDAMRAIRSKDHKLILNLMPERPWCQFNRYKEASYPVLAEMNVLNLQGKLPPEQAAFFAPRKPEVELFDLKKDPYEVSNVADDPAYATVKQQLLAELQRWRTSVIEDQGVSEEFRAQNVFPDANPLDSVNEWVERHKSEFDFKKHGWPAWYPTRTLEQWQAARAAWEPYVFRTPEDSVKRPRLVYQDKK